From a region of the Odontesthes bonariensis isolate fOdoBon6 chromosome 4, fOdoBon6.hap1, whole genome shotgun sequence genome:
- the LOC142378993 gene encoding intercellular adhesion molecule 2-like isoform X2 — MCAPGRPITLVLFCLFGSATSSPVISHTLAPPPPPQISPPSPTSPITSSSGESSEGADCHLKISSSTLVVRFGDPVKANCSKQKIGFPMLGWKVSQGAPEATTEDFLVWSVDKMTDWSIKPTCFAVSDLGGQCDVELSLIVYQPPNRVSIRFVNHTGPMFEGHRYVLQCTVHDVAPVENITVTFYRGQTALARLQSNITEKTPVNESFTLSIIPCKEHNRTQFWCEAKLELGPEGPRQPPVVKSEKLSALVHKPQLVHPTNQQVKESLQCEVKGNPQPLGDSGTTNSSKGCFLLAALLAQMINCL; from the exons CTACCTCATCCCCTGTCATTAGTCACACACttgctccacctcctccaccacaAATTTCACCTCCATCCCCGACCTCCCCAATCACCAGCAGCTCTGGAGAGTCCTCGGAAGGAGCAGACTGCCATCTGAAGATATCATCCTCTACTCTTGTGGTCAG GTTTGGTGATCCAGTCAAAGCCAACTGCTCAAAACAGAAGATTGGGTTTCCTATGCTTGGCTGGAAAGTCTCACAG GGAGCTCCTGAAGCAACAACAGAGGATTTTCTGGTCTGGAGTGTGGACAAGATGACCGACTGGAGCATCAAGCCTACGTGCTTTGCAGTCTCTGACCTGGGAGGGCAGTGTGACGTGGAGCTTTCTTTGATAGTCTACC AGCCTCCAAATAGAGTCTCCATCAGATTCGTAAATCACACTGGGCCGATGTTTGAGGGACATCGGTACGTTCTGCAGTGCACAGTTCACGATGTTGCACCCGTAGAAAACATCACTGTGACCTTCtacagaggacagacagcaCTGGCTCGACTCCAGTCCAACATCACAGAGAAGACACCAGTGAATGAGAGCTTCACTCTGAGCATCATCCCCTGCAAAGAGCACAACAGAACCCAGTTCTGGTGTGAAgccaagctggaactgggacctGAAGGACCCCGACAGCCTCCAGTAGTGAAGTCAGAAAAACTCTCAGCACTTGTCCACA AGCCACAGCTTGTTCATCCTACAAATCAGCAGGTGAAAGAGAGTTTACAGTGCGAGGTGAAAGGAAACCCACAACCATTAGGGGACAGTG GGACTACAAACAGCAGTAAAGGATGTTTCTTGTTGGCTGCCCTTCTTGCTCAGATGATTAATTGTCTGTAA
- the LOC142378993 gene encoding intercellular adhesion molecule 2-like isoform X1 → MCAPGRPITLVLFCLFGSATSSPVISHTLAPPPPPQISPPSPTSPITSSSGESSEGADCHLKISSSTLVVRFGDPVKANCSKQKIGFPMLGWKVSQGAPEATTEDFLVWSVDKMTDWSIKPTCFAVSDLGGQCDVELSLIVYQPPNRVSIRFVNHTGPMFEGHRYVLQCTVHDVAPVENITVTFYRGQTALARLQSNITEKTPVNESFTLSIIPCKEHNRTQFWCEAKLELGPEGPRQPPVVKSEKLSALVHTEPQLVHPTNQQVKESLQCEVKGNPQPLGDSGTTNSSKGCFLLAALLAQMINCL, encoded by the exons CTACCTCATCCCCTGTCATTAGTCACACACttgctccacctcctccaccacaAATTTCACCTCCATCCCCGACCTCCCCAATCACCAGCAGCTCTGGAGAGTCCTCGGAAGGAGCAGACTGCCATCTGAAGATATCATCCTCTACTCTTGTGGTCAG GTTTGGTGATCCAGTCAAAGCCAACTGCTCAAAACAGAAGATTGGGTTTCCTATGCTTGGCTGGAAAGTCTCACAG GGAGCTCCTGAAGCAACAACAGAGGATTTTCTGGTCTGGAGTGTGGACAAGATGACCGACTGGAGCATCAAGCCTACGTGCTTTGCAGTCTCTGACCTGGGAGGGCAGTGTGACGTGGAGCTTTCTTTGATAGTCTACC AGCCTCCAAATAGAGTCTCCATCAGATTCGTAAATCACACTGGGCCGATGTTTGAGGGACATCGGTACGTTCTGCAGTGCACAGTTCACGATGTTGCACCCGTAGAAAACATCACTGTGACCTTCtacagaggacagacagcaCTGGCTCGACTCCAGTCCAACATCACAGAGAAGACACCAGTGAATGAGAGCTTCACTCTGAGCATCATCCCCTGCAAAGAGCACAACAGAACCCAGTTCTGGTGTGAAgccaagctggaactgggacctGAAGGACCCCGACAGCCTCCAGTAGTGAAGTCAGAAAAACTCTCAGCACTTGTCCACA CAGAGCCACAGCTTGTTCATCCTACAAATCAGCAGGTGAAAGAGAGTTTACAGTGCGAGGTGAAAGGAAACCCACAACCATTAGGGGACAGTG GGACTACAAACAGCAGTAAAGGATGTTTCTTGTTGGCTGCCCTTCTTGCTCAGATGATTAATTGTCTGTAA